The nucleotide window CGATCGTCGCGTCCGCCGCAAGGATCGGCGCCATGTCCTCGCGCATCTTCTTCGACAAAAAACTGCCAAGCTCGCCCGGCATGAACGAAAGCACCGTCGAGCCGAGTCGCACGTGCCCGATCTGCGTCGATTTCATGAACCACGTCAAAGGCTCAAGGAAATCGAACACCGGAATCAGGCACCCGTAGTAGCCCTCGAGAAGCTGCGTCTCCAGGTTGTTGCAGTCGCTGATCGAGCCGTGCTGCGCCTCGTAGTCCGTCAGAAATTCGCCGCACATAAAACCGCCGTTGTCGAACGGCTCCCAGTTCCCCGTGAAGCGCGAGACGTGCCCGAACTCGTCGTCCGCGTAGGCGATCGTGTCGCGGTTCACCTCGACGCGCTCGGTGATCATCTCGAGCGGGATGTCGTCCGTCGTGACAAGCCCGTCCCACACCTCGCGAAGCGGCGGGCCGATGCGACGCGAATACGAGTCGAACTGCGCGAAATCGCCGTAGCCCCACGGCGGCGTCGGCGAAACATCGCCCGCCGGTCCGTTCAAAAAGATGACCGGCACGTACGTGTCGAACGTGCGTTCGAGCCCGCGCTCGAGCGCGCCCGGCGCGTCGTTGTGAAGGATCGTCCCGCCGACGAAAGTCCCGTGCATGGCGTAATTCACGAGCGCCGCGAGCGGCTCGCCGTTCGCGCGCTCGATGCGCGAAAGGAACAGGAAATCTTCCTTGTAGCTCGGCGGCCCGTTTTCGCAGCGGCGATCGCGCGAAAATCCGTTGCCGGGATCCCACCCCTCGATGACGGCCGCGCCGATCTTCGCCGGCGCAAGATCGTCCATCGCGGCGATCACCGCGTCGGCGACGCTCGCGGCCATGAGCTGCGTGATCGGCTCGTCGTACAGATCCGCGCCGGCGATCGAAAATGGCGCGGGCAGCGGATAGAAATGCCCCGGCCCGCTGTGCGTGTGCGTGCCGGAAAGCAGGAACCGCTCGGACAGGTCGATGCCCGTGCGTTCGCAAACCTGATCGGTGACGGCGGTGTGCAGCACCTCGGAGACGAACACCGTGGGCAGCCGCGCGAACACCACGCGCTCCTGCCCGTTGTCGAGCGCGACGGCCTTCACGTTCGGCCGCTCGAGGTATCCCGACGAGCCGCCGAGCACCTGCTGCAGCGGATGCTTCTCCCCGCCGCGCGCCCCGTAGCCCGCGAGGCTGATGCCGATCGGCGAATAGAAATCGCCGACCGCAACGCCCGCCTTCAAGGGCGCGCGCGCGCCGCCTCCCGGCGCGACGCACAGCACCGGGTCCGTATCGTCGTCGTCGGCATCGTCGTCGGCGCTGTCGTCATCCGCGGAATCGTCATCGGCGGCATCATCGTCGTCGTCGTCGTCCGCCGCGTCGTCATCATCCGCGTCATCGTCGGCCAACGTATCGTCGTCGGCCGCATCGTCGTCGGCCGCGTCGTCGTCATCGATGCCATCATCGTCGCCCGCGCCGCCCCGCGGCACGTTGTAACCGGCGCTCGCGGTGTCTTGCTCATCGGCCCCGCCGCACGAACAGCCCGCGAACGCAAACGCCATCGCAAATATCAGTGCCGCGAGCGCCAGCGAGCGGTCACGTGTCCCCGCCCCTCCGCGCGTCTTCCGCGCGGTCAGAGCCGCGACCGTCAGGGAGCGGGTGGTTGGCATCGGCATTCCGCGTGTCTTCCTTGCGGTCAGAGCCGCGAGCGCCAGCGAGCGGTCACGTCCTGCCGGCAATTCGCTTGTCTTCATGGTTGCTCTTTTACGGCGCGGCCGAAAACGCGCAATGGCGCGACGAAAATCCCCGCGGCCCGTCAGCCGCTCCCCTCCCCCTGAACCGGACTCGCGAGGGGGCGGATTTTACGCGAGCGCGCCGCCGCTTACAACGCGTTATGCCCCTGGGACCGCGGGCGGCTCGCCCGCTTCGTTCGCGCCCCGGAAGAACGTTCGCACAACGCTCCGCCATCCCGACGCGCCCCCAAATCCCCTGCGACTAGTCTCCCCGACGCGGCCGCTCCCTGGGACCGCAGGTGTCCTCACCTGCTTCGAAAAAACACACCCTTCCCCGGCGCGCCTCCGCCCGCTCCCTAACGGTCGCGGCTCTGATCCGCTGGCCGGTCGCGCTCCGCCTTCAACAACTCCACCAGCCCGCCGACGAGGCGCTCTTCCATGAGGCGGCTTGCCGTGTTGCTTTCCTCGTAGTGCGGGTTCGACGACGAATCGAAGCAGATCCACCACGCCGAAAACGGCGGGACCCACAAGTCGTGCGGCGGGTCGAAATCCGACGCCGGGATCACGTACCCCATATCGCTTTGCGCCAGGCCAATGACGGCGGGATACCGCCGCGTCGCGAGCTTTTTCAGCGGCGGGTACATCAGCTTGTAGTCCGCGCCCGCCGCGTGATGTTTTGCGTCATTCGGGAAATAGCGCGGCACGTTCGTATCGAAATCCGCGGGTTTGCCAAGCGAGATCTCGCCGACCACCTCCGCGGGGATGTTGATGAGCTGCGCCGGGCCGATGTTGACGACGCTGACCTCCGTCCGGAGATTCCGCCCCTTCGGGATGTCCACCCCCGGAACGCACACGCCCTTCGCGCAATGCCCCGTGCGCGCGTCCGGCCGCCCCTTATCGTCGTACATCGTGCCGCGATGCCGCCCCAGGATGCCGAGCCCCGCCACCAGGCGGAACAGCGGATTATCGAGCGGCAGCAGCACGTCCTTGCGGCGAAACGACACGTCCGGCCGATCCGCCGCGCGCGCATCCGCGAGCGACGCCAGCGCCGCCTTCGCCATCTCGCGCCCCTGGATCGGCGCCATGCGGAAATCCGGCGGGATCTTGATCGCCTCGGGCACGCTCGCCGGGTCGGCGCTCGCGGGATATTCCGGATGCGCCTCCGGATCCCAGATCTTCGTGCTGATGTTCGTCACCATCGCGCCGAGCGCGCCGGAAAAATAAAGCGGCACGCCGCCACGTTTTTCGCGCACGTGGTTTCGCACCCAACCCGGAAACCCCGGCGTGATGATGTGCCCCCACGCCGCCCGCGTCTCGGCCGGGATCGCGTCCAGGTCGTCGATCAGCGTGTATTTCGGATCGGCGAAAAGCAGCACCGACTCCGGGTGGCAGTTGCCCTGGATCAGCGTGGCGATCGGCTTCCCGTCCGCGCCGTCCAGCGCGATCGTCAACAGCTCGTCGTCAATGATCTTCGGCTCGCGCTCGTCGGTCATGCCGAACGAAAAATGCGACTTGCCGACGCGCAGCGTCGCCGGCTTCAGATTCGCCGCCGCTTGCTCGACGAGCATCGCCGTCGTTTTCGCCATGCGGTCGAACCACACCGCGTTGACGCCGCTTTCGATCGACGCGCCCTCGAACAGCGCCGCGAGGATCGGCCCCGCGCCCACCACGCCGAGTGACGCGATGCCGAGCGTGTCGGGGCCCATGTGGTTGTGCGTCGGCGCGACGACCACATGGTCGACGCGCGCGCTCGGGCCGATCATTGCGCGAATCGCGTCCGTGTCGTGTTGCAGCAGCAGATACAGATCGCTCGACACGTACCCCACGCGCACGCCCGTGTCCGGGTCCTCGACGACGAGCGCCGACGCATAAAGCGGCGCGTGCACGTGCGTCGCCGCGCCGTTGCCATTGCCGACAAAGATCGTGCCTTCCTCGAACTCGACGACCCGCTCGCCGATGTCGTACGCCTTTTTCGGATCGCCCCCGTCGTGCACGCCGTTGCCGTTGGCGTCCACGAAAGTCCTGATGCGCGGGGTGATGTCGGCCTCGGCCGCTCCGGCGCGAAAAACGCCCGTGCCGCGCGGCGCGGCGTCGTGATCGATGGTGACGACTTGGCCCTTCAGTTGTCCGAAATCGCTCGCCCGCGCGCCGCAAGGAACGATCAACGCAAGGGCGATCGCGGCGATGCCAAGGAAACGCCTCACGCGTCGATCAGCGGTGCGCGGCCGGCGCCGGTGCGGGGTTTTCGGCGATGCCTTCGGATGGACCCGCGTCCCACTTCGTGTGCGCCGGGAAATTTTTCACGAGCCAGCCCCACAGCAGATGCCCGTAGCCGACGCTCGGAAGGCCGATCGCGTCGAAGAACGGGCGCAGTTCGCGGTTGAGCTTTTTCAGGTTGTACATCGGCACCGTGGGGAAGTAGTGGTGCTCCAGGTGGAAGTTCGACCACACGAACAGGAAGTGCCACACCGGGTTGCCGTCCACGCGCGTGCCCCACTTGGCCGGGTCGGCCGGATCGATCTCGTAATGCTGCCCCAGGCGATTCAGGATGAAGGCGATGGGAAAAAACACCGTCATCGGCACGAGATACGCGCGCGCCATCACGCCCCACCCGCCGGCAACGACAAGCAGCGCCGCGATCGCGAAATGCAGCGAGAAGTTCGCGATGCGTTCGCGCCGGATACGCCGGCGAAGCTCCTGCGGATAAATCGCCGTCTCCGTCGCCGCCGCCTTCGCGTAGATGACGATGAGCGCGATCGTAAAATAGAGCGCCTTGTACCAGCGCGCGTTGAGCTTCGGAGACAGGTGCGCGCGCTTGGGATCGTCGATCTCGCTGCCGAGATTCGCGTGGTGATCCAGGTGCCACCGCGTGAACTGCGAAGCGGAAATCGCGCTCGGAAACGAATACAGCAGCCCCAGGAACCGCTTGGCCTTCGGGTGCGGCTTCACGAAGATCGCGTTGTGAAGCTGCTCGTGCAATAGGATGATGAACCCCAGCACGGTGAATCCCTGAAGCGCCGCCGCGGGGATCCAGATGAGCGGGTTCGTGAACGTCCAGCACACCCAGCCAAGCAGGAACATCTGCGCGTAAAGCCGCCCGACGGTCAGAAAGTGCCGCCACGGGCGGATCTTCTGCAACGCGCGCACGCGCTCGGGCGGCACGTGCTCGCGAATGCGCGCAAGCACGTCACCGGAGTGCGCAAACCAGGTCTTTTCCTTCTCGTAATTCTTCGGCGCCGCCGCGAGGTTTTCGGCGGCGTTGGTGTCTTTTGTCGTGGCTTCCATCAAATCCCCGTTCCAACGGTCCTGGTTCGACGACCAACCTTTTATTATAAGGAACGCGCCCGCTTACGAAAAGGCGCCCCACGCGCGCGGATTTTGCGTTCTCTGTGCGTTATCAATCGAATTGGAGCGATTGCCTCCCCCGTATCGCCTTTTGAGCGATAATGGCCGATAGATAGGTGTTGGCTCGCCGCCCGGCGCGCCGAGGGACGAGGTGCTAATCCCGCCGTTCTTTCCGGCGGCTTATGACGAACAACCCGCCCGCCGGGTCGAAAGGTTGGTATTGCGAGGGAAACGACGAATTTTATTGAATTTTTGACGAAATTCCTGGCGATCCTGACAAAGCGGAGCCGGTGGTTACATTGCGTTGTGGCCGCAAAAAAACGGCCGATCCGGCCATGAGCCGGGGGACGAAAGGGAGCAAGATGTTCTTCGACGAAAACAAACACCCGAAAAACCTGCCCGTTCTGGCGCTTCGGAATGCGGTCCTGTTCCCGAACGCGATCGCGCCGATGGCCGTCGGACGGAAATTTTCGCTCGCCGCGATCGAAGCGGCGCAGGAAGCCGACGGCTTCATTGCCATCTTCACGCAACGCGATCCGAAGGTCGAAAATCCCGCGGGCGAAGATCTGCACGCCTTCGGAACGCTCGCCAAGATCCTGAAGGTCATGGACGAGCGTTCCAGTTCGACGCAGACCGTCCTTTTGCAGGGCCTCGCCCGCATCCAGGGCACCGAGTTTTCCGCGTACACGCCGCACATGCGCGTGGACGTGGATTATCCCCTCGAAACGCCCGTGATCGATGCCGAGGTCGAGGCGCTCGCCAAAAAGACCAAGGAGCTGGCGCTCCAGGTCATCCAGCTTTCGCCGAACATCCCCGGCGAGGCGCGCCAGTTCGTGGACGAGATGCAGGAGATCGGACCGCTTTGCGACCTCATCGCCGCCAACATGTCGATCCCCGTCGACGAACGCATCGCCATCCTCGAAACGCTCGACATCAAGGCGCGCTGCCGACGCATCATCCGCCTGCTCAATACCGAGCTTGAGATGCTGCGCGTCAAAAAACGCATCGACGAGGAAATCCGCGGCGAGCTCGACCGCAACCAGAAAGAGTTCTACCTGCGCAAGCAGATGGACGCGATCCGCAAGGAACTCGGCGACGACGACGGCGCGGAATCCGACATCGACGATTTCCGAAAGCGCATCGACGAGGCCGAACTGCCCAAGGACGCCCTCGACGTCGCCGAACGCGAGCTGAAGCGCCTGCAACGCATTCCTCCCTCGAGCCCCGAGCACACGGTCAGCCACACCTATCTCGAGTGGATTCTCGACCTCCCGTGGAACGAGGAGACGGAAGACCACATCGACCTCAAGGAGGCCGAGAAGATCCTCGACGAGGATTCCTACGGCCTGGAGAAAGTGAAGCGGCGCATCCTCGAATATCTCGCGGTACGCAAGCTCAAGCCCGGCATGAAGGGACCGATCCTGTGCCTCGTCGGCCCTCCGGGCGTCGGCAAGACCTCGCTCGGAAGCAGCGTCGCCCGATCCATGGGACGCAAGTTCTATCGCATGAGCCTCGGTGGCCTGCACGACGAGGCCGAAATCCGCGGCCATCGGCGCACCTACATCGGCTCCATGCCCGGCCGCATCCTGCAGACGATGAAAAAGGTCGGCGTACGCAATCCCGTTTTCGTCCTCGACGAACTCGACAAGGTCGGCGCGGACTTCCGGGGCGATCCTTCAAGCGCGCTTCTCGAAGTCCTGGACCCGGAGCAGAACTTCGCGTTCTCCGACAACTACCTGCAAATCCCGTTTGACCTGTCGAAGGTGCTGTTCATCGGAACGGCCAACCGCATGGATACCGTCCCGCCCGCGCTGCGCGACCGCCTGGAGGTCATCGAGATCCCCGGTTACACCACCGAGGAAAAGATGATCATCGCGCGCCAGCACCTCATCAAGCAGGAACTCGAAAACCACGGCCTGACTGCCGAGCAGATCGAGATCACCGACGACGCGCTCGCCCGGCTCATCGATCACTACACGCACGAGGCCGGTGTTCGCGAGCTCAAGCGCAACATCGCTTCGATCTGCCGCGCCGGCGCGCGCATCATCGCCGGCGGCGAGGCCGAACACGTGCAGGTAACCGGCGAGAAGGTCGGCGATATCCTGGGCGCCGAGCGTTATTACCCCGAGGTCGCCGAACGCACGAGCGTCACAGGCGTCGCGACCGGCATGGCCTGGACGCCCGCCGGCGGCGACATCCTGTTCATCGAGGCCAGCATGATGAAAGGCAAGGGCAACCTCATCCTCACCGGCAAGCTCGGAGAGGTCATGCAGGAGTCCGCCAAGGCCGCGCTGTCCTACATCCGAAGCAAGGCCGAGGATTTCAACATCGATCCGCAGGTCTTCCAGGATTACGACATCCACATCCACATCCCCGCCGGCGCCATCGGCAAGGACGGACCGAGCGCCGGCATCACCCTGCTCGCGGCGCTTGCGTCGCTTCTCACCGGACGCAAGGTCAACGCCGACATGGCGATGACCGGAGAGGTCACGCTGCGCGGCCAGGTTCTCCAGGTCGGCGGCATCAAGGAAAAAATCCTCGCCGCCAAACGCGCGGGCATCAAGCGAATCCTCCTGCCCGAGAAAAACCGCAAGGACCTGCTTGAGATTCCCGAAAGGCTGCGCGCGGGTGTGGAGTTCCACTTCATCAACAACATCGACGAGGCGCTCGCCAGCGCCCTCGAGGCCGTCGCCCCGCCGCCCCCGGCGCCCGGAGCGAACTGAACGCGAGACAACCATACGCACGATAAAGGCGGCGCGCGGACATAAAAGACGCGCGAACGCACGATAGGGGTGCCGCGCCGAAGCGCGCGAAAACCGGACGCGAAAACGTCATCCGCCCCGCCCCGCTCAGAGCGGGGCGGGGCGGTTTTGCGTTGGCGGGAGGCTCGGCGCCGCATGCCGGCACACGGTTGTACCGTGCCTGTGCCCGGAGGAAATTCGTCTCAACCCGACGCGCCCGCAAATCCCGTCTCTACCCGACGCGCCCGCAAATCCCGCACGACCCGTCTCCCCGCCACGGCCGCTCCCTGGGACCGCAGGTGTCCTCACCTGCTTCGAAAAAGCGCACCGTTCCCCGACGCGCCCGCAAACACCCCACCACGCCCGCGTCGGGCGCGGTTTGCCACGAAAGCCCGATCAGCGCGCGGGATCGACCCATTCGACGCGAACGCCAAGATCCGCAAGAGGTAAGAAATCGCGATCGCTGGTCAGAAGATACGCGTTTATATTGAGCGCCGTCGCGGCGATCCAAAGGTCGTTGTGGCTAACGGTCAGTCCGCACCGGCGAGTGGATGTATCCAAATCGGAATAGATTTCGGCGATTTCGAAATCATCGAGACCGACAATCGCAAGCTCATGAAGGTACGCGTACATGTCGTTGATCCTTTGCGCGCCCCATTTCGATTGCGCCGCGAACGACAGGATTTCTCCAGCGGTGACGATGGAAATGAATGCCTTCTCAACGCGCGTACCAAGTTGGTAATCGTTAAAGATTTGCACGCCCGTTCTTTTGCCTCGCAGCAAATGAACCAGCACGCTCGTGTCGTATTGGATATTCGCGAACGCGGGAATCACTTCCGGCGCCTGAGCAAATCCTCAATCTCCTCGTCCGTCTCGTCACCGGGCCACTTGCCGAAAATCGCGTTGATGCCCGTCGTCGCCGTCTGCGGCTCGCGGTAATCGCGCTTGGGGCCGCCGGCAAGCGGACGCGGCATCTTGCGCCACGGGCTCGTGTTCTCCGTGGCGGCGGCAACCCGCACGGCTTCGATCAGCACCGCCTCGCCCGCGGACGAAAAAATCGCGCGCCCCGAGACAATGACGATCGTGCCCAAAAGCGCGGCGAGGTCGTCGCCGGGCATATCGATCGCAACACCCGGCAGCCTCTCGCCGCTTTCCAGCACGAGTACAAACGTTCTGTCGCCGGCGTGGACCGACCCCAGCGTTCCCGCCACGCGGACCTGCCGGTCCGGGGGTCGATCGCGCTTCTCGTTGATTCGCTGAGCCGTCACGATCGCGCTCCCTTTCTTGCCGCCCATTGTATATCACCCGCCCGCACGGCAAACCACCGGCCTCGCCCCTGATAGCCCCGGGGCTGCGGGCGGCCCGCTTGCCTCGATCGTACCCGTGTCCGATGGACAGAATGGACTCAACGGACAGGATGGACGTCGGAAGGAACCGACAGCCCATCGAGCCGGCCGGACGCGCCCGGCGGGTCCATCAAGTCCATCCAGTCCATAATGTCCATTGCTGTCCGTTCGGTTTTGCTTGACCTTCCCCCTCGCGATTTGCGACGGTGCTCCCATGACCACGCGCACGCGGCCAATCTCCAATCGTCGTTCTTCAATCTTCAATTTTCGCCTTCTCGCACTTGCCTTGTCGCTCGCGTTACCGTCCCCCGCCCTCGCCGCCGACTGGACCCCCTGGGCGCTTGGATACACCGCCGACATGGACCATCTCCCGGCGCAGCCGATCCTCGCCGCGGACCCCGTGATCTACAACGTCGAGGTCAACGCCGAGTTTCACGTCCGCGACAATCCGGACAACGAGACGCTCATCGTCACCATGCCGCTTCCCGCCGACACCGATTCGCAAAAGGTGCAGGTCTGGCGCGCCTCGCCGCCGCCGGCGCGCGAGTGGACGACGCGCTACGGATACCGATACGCGCAGTGGGAGCTTGGCCCCGGCTATCCCGGCGAGCGCCTCGCCGTCAAATACGAGGCGAACGTCGAGCTGCGGAAGGTCCGCTACGAGATCGACCCGACCACCGTCGGGACGCTCGACGCGATCCCCGAGGACATCCGCCGCGACTACCTCGCCGACGGACCGTATTACCGGCTCGACAAGCCCATCATCCGCAACGCCGCGGCCGAGGCCGTCGCCGGCGAGACGAACGCGCTCGCCGCCACCCAGCGCGTCTGGAATTACGTGCGCGGCCGGCTTTTTTACAAGGGCGACGGACGCAAGCTCCCCGCGCCGCGCACCCTGCTTTTGGGTCACGGCTCGTGCACGGAATATTCGTTCTCGATGATCGCGCTTTGCCGCGCCGCCGGCATCCCCGCGCGCTACGTCTCCGGCACCGTGGCGCGCAACCGCCCGCACCGCGTCACGGCGTACGACCTCGCGTTTCACAAGGTGGCCCAGGCGTACATCCCGAATCACGGCTGGGTGACGATGGAATCCTCGCGCGGCGACGGCGTGTACGGCGTCGATCTCACGAGCCGGCTTTTCGCCACGTCGTCCGGCAAGCTCTTCAATGTCATCTACGAGCCGGAACGGGAGGAGACGAGCCTCGATCCGCGCAACAACGTCGCGACGTACGCCCCGAGCGGCGCCGGCAAGCTTGATTATTACGGCGTCATCTCCTCGGACTGGAAGGTGCAGGAAGTCTTGCGCCGAGCCCCGTCGATGGAACTCGACCTCGAACCCCTCGACGGCGAGGGCGAACCGGACGACGACCCGGGCTCATACTGACCCTGGGAACGCCGAACCACGGTTCGGCTCCGGAGTCCGCTGCACGCATCAATAACGTGCATCGCGAGGCGTTCAAGCCGCCGATGATCAATTCGGCCGCGTTCGCCGAAGGAAAGGACGACGCACATGTCCAGGCTCCGGGTCAATGCCTTCTCCATCTCCATTGACGGCTTCGGCGCCGGTCCCGGCCAGGACCTGGACAATCCGATGGGCGTCGGAGGGATGGCGCTGCACAAGTGGGTCCTCGGAACGAAGACGTTTCGGGACATGCATGCCGATTTCGCCGCATCGTTGTTCGGCGACGAACCGGCCCGCCAAGACGCCGATGACGACTTCGCCGCACGCGGTTTCGAGAACGTCGGCGCCTGGATCATCGGCCGCAACATGTTCGGGCCGGTGCGCGGCCCCTGGCCCGACGAAAGCTGGAAGGGATGGTGGGGCGACAATCCCCCCTACCACGTGCCGGTCTTCGTTCTCACGCACCACGCCCGCGCGCCCATCGCGATGGAAGGGGGCACGACGTTCCACTTCGTGACCAGCGGCATTCACGCCGCGCTCGAACGGGCGATGGCTGCGGCCGGGGGAAAGGACGTCCGGCTCGGCGGCGGCGTGGCCACCATTCGCCAGTACCTCATCGCGGGACGGATCGACGAGATGCACCTCGCGCTCTCTCCGGTGCTTCTGGGCCGGGGCGAAAACCTCCTCGCCGGCATCGATATGGTGAGCCTCGGGTACAAGTGCGCCCAGCACGTCTCCACGAGCATGGCCACGCATTTTGTCCTGACAAAGTGATACCGGGAGCGCGATGCCATCCTTCTTGTTGCCCCGAGCGACGCCGAAGGGTGGTGAAAATTGTGACGACCTTCCAGACTTTCGGACTTCCAGTCTTTCAGACTTCCAGATTTTCATACATTTGATCCCGGTCAACTTGCGCGCCCGCGTGAATGGGCGTATGCAATCATTGTAATCATGGATTCATGACTGCCTGGGGAGGGTTCACCATGCGTTTTGTTCCCATCGTGTGCATGTTGGCAATTCTTGTCGCCGTGACGTGGGTCGGCTGCGAGGGCGATTTTGACAAACCAGAAACCGCATCGTTCACCGCCGCGCAATCCGCCGACGATTCGTGGAGCGACGACGACGCGGAATTCGACGCCGCGGCCGGCGGCGCGATCGCGGCGAACGAGCCGTTCTGGCACGTCGAGAGCGACGATATCAATGCGCTCATGGGTGAACGGAATCATCTCGCCGTTTGCGACGTGAACAACGACGGTTACGACGACGTGATCGTTGGATCTCGTAATTACGGGAACTCCGATCTCGGGCGCGTCGATCTGTTCCTCGGTAACGCGTCCGGGTTTTCGGCGACGCCCGATTGGACGGAAACGCCCGATCAGGAAGACGCTGGATTTGGCGTCGTCGCGTGCGCCGGCCGCACGAATAACGATGATTACAACGATGTAATCGTCTCGGCCACGGTCTATTCAAACGGCCAGAACGCGGAAGGGAAAGCGTGGATTTATCGCGGTAGCGCAAGCGGGCTGGATGGCAGTGCTACCTGGCAGGTCGAGTCGAACGTCACCAATTTTGGTCTTGGTACGTCGCTTGCGGGAAATTGCGACGTTAACGGTGACGGATACGACGACGTCCTGGTCGGGATCCAGAACTACGACAACGATCAGAACAACGAAGGCGCCATTTATGTCTTTCACGGCGCTTCTGGTGGACCGTCGACGAGTACCGACGCGATCATCGAGGGCAATCGCGACGTCGCCTATTTCGGCTGGAATGTCGCGTGCGCGGGCGACGTCGACGCCGATGGGTACGATGATGTCATCCTCGGTTCCTACAATTGGACCAATGGAGTGACGCAAAATGCCGAAGGAGCGGCTTTTGTTTACTACGGTAGTAACGCCGGCCTGAATGTTGGTTCACCCTGGTCGTATGAAAGCAATACGGCAAGCCAGCGGCTCGGGTATTCCGTCGCGGCTGCGGGCGACGTCAACGCGGACGGCTACGACGACGTGATCGTCGGCGCGCCCGGACATGGCGCAAACGCGACGACTCCGGACTACGCGTACGTGTTCACGGGCGCGGGTGCGGGCCTCGTTTCCTCCCCGGCCGCGACACTCACGTTGGGCGAACTCAAGGGATACTTCGGCGTCGCCGTTTCCAGCGCGGGCGATGTGAACGCGGACGGCTACGATGACGTGGTCGTCGGCCATCCGCGATTCAGCGGCGGTCAGACCACCGAAGGGGCGGCCTGGATTTACCTGGGCGGCTCCGCGGTGACGAGCGCCGTCGATACGACGCCGGTTTGGCGCGCCGAATCAAATATCGCCCAGACCCAGTTGGGTGAATCGCTCGCATGGGCACGAGACGCCGACGGCGACGGCCGCGACGATATCCTCGTAGGCACGCACAACTATTCAAATGGTCAAAACGGCGAAGGCGCCGTGTTCGCCTTCTCCCCGTACCCGTTCAACGACACCTGCGAGTTCGTCGAACACATTGCGTCCGTTCCGGCCGTTCGAACGGGCGAGACCGACAAGGCCAGCGACGACTACACCCCCGCCTGCGGCGGGTCCGGCGCCGGATTCGACGTCGTCTACAGTTTCACCGGCACGTTCGGCGTGGAGTACGTCGTCAACGTCACGGCCGACTACAACACGATGCTCGTCGTCACCTACGACACCTGCACGGGCACGTCGATGGGCTGCAACGACGATTTTGGAGGATTGACGCAATCTCAGGTGACGTTCACCGCGCCGGTGACGGGGACATTCTACATCTGGGTAGACGGTTGGTCCGCCGCGTCGTTCGGCGACTACACGCTGACGATCAACGTCACCGGCACCACGACCACAACGACCCCGACCACCACCACGACCACCGCGCCCACCACCACGACCACCGCGCCATCGACGACAACCACCACCGGCGGTACGACGACGACGACGGGAGCAACGACCACCTCCACCGGCGGCACGACGACTTCGACCGGCGGTTCGACGACGACCTCGACGGGTGGAACCACAACGAGCACCGGCGCGAC belongs to bacterium and includes:
- a CDS encoding integrin alpha gives rise to the protein MRFVPIVCMLAILVAVTWVGCEGDFDKPETASFTAAQSADDSWSDDDAEFDAAAGGAIAANEPFWHVESDDINALMGERNHLAVCDVNNDGYDDVIVGSRNYGNSDLGRVDLFLGNASGFSATPDWTETPDQEDAGFGVVACAGRTNNDDYNDVIVSATVYSNGQNAEGKAWIYRGSASGLDGSATWQVESNVTNFGLGTSLAGNCDVNGDGYDDVLVGIQNYDNDQNNEGAIYVFHGASGGPSTSTDAIIEGNRDVAYFGWNVACAGDVDADGYDDVILGSYNWTNGVTQNAEGAAFVYYGSNAGLNVGSPWSYESNTASQRLGYSVAAAGDVNADGYDDVIVGAPGHGANATTPDYAYVFTGAGAGLVSSPAATLTLGELKGYFGVAVSSAGDVNADGYDDVVVGHPRFSGGQTTEGAAWIYLGGSAVTSAVDTTPVWRAESNIAQTQLGESLAWARDADGDGRDDILVGTHNYSNGQNGEGAVFAFSPYPFNDTCEFVEHIASVPAVRTGETDKASDDYTPACGGSGAGFDVVYSFTGTFGVEYVVNVTADYNTMLVVTYDTCTGTSMGCNDDFGGLTQSQVTFTAPVTGTFYIWVDGWSAASFGDYTLTINVTGTTTTTTPTTTTTTAPTTTTTAPSTTTTTGGTTTTTGATTTSTGGTTTSTGGSTTTSTGGTTTSTGATTTTGATTTSTGATTTSTAGSTTTTGGSTTTTTIPGDDDDADDDDADDDDSDDDADDDADDDAADDDDTGADDDDDAVDDDASDDDASDDDDDRSGDDDDGGGCCGG